The following are encoded together in the Candidatus Chromulinivoraceae bacterium genome:
- the arcC gene encoding carbamate kinase, translating into MNSEQKTVVVALGGNALQRDGETSVASQQQVARETARQLISLAREGHRIAIVHGNGPQVGSIYLNEQGASQGISIPLDTCVGMSQGEIGYWLQQALQNELTQQGSNRHVATVVTQVVVDENDQAFHDPTKPIGVFYDEKIAREMAATHGFVVKEDAGRGWRRVVPSPKPLDVVEKQIVIDMLEAGHIVITAGGGGVPVVKKGIELSGVEAVIDKDFSAEKLAELIDADILLILTTVEAVSINYRQPGEQNLGAVSVEEMQSYCDAGQFAPGSMLPKVQAAMMFAELGEAKRAIITSPTEAAAAVVGEKGTHIIAR; encoded by the coding sequence ATGAATAGTGAACAAAAAACGGTTGTTGTGGCACTCGGCGGCAATGCTCTCCAGCGTGACGGTGAAACAAGTGTAGCATCACAACAACAAGTTGCAAGAGAGACGGCACGTCAGCTTATCTCTCTTGCGCGTGAAGGTCATAGAATAGCTATAGTTCACGGCAACGGCCCACAGGTGGGTAGTATATATCTGAATGAGCAGGGTGCAAGTCAGGGTATATCCATACCTCTTGATACCTGCGTTGGCATGAGTCAGGGCGAGATTGGATATTGGCTCCAGCAGGCACTGCAGAACGAGCTGACCCAGCAGGGCAGTAATCGACATGTTGCAACGGTTGTAACGCAGGTTGTCGTGGATGAAAATGACCAAGCTTTCCATGATCCGACCAAACCAATCGGCGTCTTTTACGACGAGAAGATAGCTCGTGAAATGGCGGCTACTCATGGATTTGTCGTAAAAGAAGATGCAGGGCGGGGTTGGCGTCGTGTCGTACCGTCACCAAAGCCACTTGATGTTGTTGAAAAACAAATCGTTATCGATATGCTTGAAGCTGGGCATATTGTCATAACAGCCGGTGGCGGCGGCGTGCCCGTTGTTAAAAAAGGAATAGAACTATCAGGTGTAGAAGCGGTAATAGACAAGGACTTTAGCGCTGAAAAACTAGCCGAGCTTATTGATGCAGATATACTGTTAATTCTTACGACAGTAGAAGCCGTGTCTATTAATTATCGCCAGCCGGGCGAGCAAAATCTTGGAGCTGTATCAGTTGAAGAAATGCAGAGTTACTGTGATGCGGGACAATTTGCGCCGGGGAGTATGCTTCCTAAAGTACAGGCAGCAATGATGTTTGCTGAGCTTGGTGAGGCAAAAAGGGCAATCATAACCTCACCAACTGAAGCAGCTGCGGCCGTTGTTGGTGAAAAAGGAACGCACATAATCGCACGTTGA
- the arcD gene encoding arginine-ornithine antiporter has protein sequence MATTKTNEKKGTLGLLQLTGLVVGSIIGAGVFNLMSNMSQGASLVAITIGWTITGLGMLFLALCFQNLTKKRPDLDAGIYSYAKAGFGKYMGFNSAWGYWISAWIGNVAYATLLFSSVGYFFKVFGDGQNLPSVIGASAMLWLVNYLVMRGVKSASIVNMLITAAKLIPIGIFLLAAFVAFKLNIFTKDIWGTASGGFEFNDILAQVKSTMLVTVWVFIGIEGAVVFSGRAKNKANVARATFLGLLTVTAVYFLVTALSLGLKTRPELAALGQPAMAALLESVVGSWGAVLINIGVVISITGAWLAWTMYATELPYQAAKTKTFPSYFAKVNAKGVPVVSLLVTNILIQAFLLLFLTPIKAYSFMYSLATSTILLPYAFTAFYQLKLSMQEKRTTPGRMRNVIIGAVASLYAIWLVYAAGVDYLLLTVLLYTPAIVIYVMMQIKNREKIFTVKELAAATVLVALCAFCLYRVMTGQLTIV, from the coding sequence ATGGCAACAACAAAAACTAACGAAAAGAAGGGGACGCTCGGGTTATTGCAACTCACCGGTCTCGTGGTAGGCTCTATCATTGGTGCTGGTGTATTTAACCTTATGAGCAATATGTCCCAAGGGGCATCACTTGTTGCGATTACCATTGGCTGGACTATTACTGGTCTGGGTATGCTGTTTTTGGCACTCTGTTTTCAGAACCTTACTAAAAAACGACCAGATCTCGATGCGGGCATCTATAGCTATGCCAAAGCAGGCTTTGGTAAATACATGGGCTTTAACTCTGCCTGGGGATACTGGATATCGGCTTGGATAGGTAATGTTGCGTATGCAACACTGCTGTTCAGTTCGGTCGGCTATTTCTTTAAGGTATTTGGCGATGGACAGAATCTACCATCAGTTATTGGCGCTTCAGCTATGCTATGGCTGGTTAATTATCTCGTTATGCGAGGAGTTAAATCAGCAAGTATTGTTAATATGCTGATTACGGCGGCAAAACTTATTCCAATAGGGATCTTTCTACTTGCTGCATTTGTTGCTTTTAAGCTTAACATTTTTACGAAGGACATTTGGGGCACGGCATCGGGTGGTTTTGAATTTAACGATATACTAGCGCAAGTAAAGAGCACGATGCTCGTAACTGTATGGGTATTCATTGGTATCGAAGGTGCCGTGGTCTTCTCTGGTCGTGCTAAAAACAAGGCTAACGTGGCACGTGCTACCTTCCTCGGTCTTCTGACCGTTACAGCTGTTTATTTCTTAGTTACCGCGCTTTCACTTGGTCTTAAGACTCGTCCTGAACTTGCTGCACTGGGTCAGCCTGCTATGGCTGCACTGCTGGAATCTGTCGTAGGATCATGGGGTGCCGTGTTAATTAACATTGGCGTTGTCATTTCGATTACTGGCGCATGGCTTGCTTGGACAATGTACGCAACTGAGCTTCCATATCAGGCTGCTAAGACTAAAACATTCCCAAGTTACTTTGCAAAAGTAAATGCCAAAGGTGTGCCTGTCGTATCATTGCTCGTCACTAATATACTTATTCAGGCTTTTTTGCTGCTTTTCTTGACGCCAATTAAGGCATATAGTTTTATGTACTCTCTAGCTACATCCACTATTCTGTTGCCGTACGCTTTCACGGCCTTTTACCAGCTTAAACTTTCTATGCAAGAAAAACGTACTACGCCGGGACGCATGCGTAATGTTATTATTGGTGCTGTTGCTAGCCTGTATGCAATATGGTTGGTCTACGCGGCGGGTGTCGACTACTTGTTATTGACGGTCCTGTTGTATACGCCAGCAATCGTTATCTATGTGATGATGCAAATTAAAAACCGTGAAAAGATTTTCACTGTCAAAGAGCTAGCTGCTGCTACGGTTCTTGTTGCGCTATGCGCATTCTGTCTCTACCGCGTAATGACCGGACAACTCACTATTGTATAA
- the argF gene encoding ornithine carbamoyltransferase, whose amino-acid sequence MQETSFKGRSLLTLADYSPEEIQYMLDMAKKYKELKRAGTLHWEHEGKSIALLFEKASTRTRCAFVVAAADLGIHPEYLGKDDIQLGKKETVEDTAKVLGRMFDGIEFRGFAHETVVELARHAGVPVWNGLTDAAHPTQVLADFLTIQERLQRLKGVKFVFVGDGRNNMANSLMEGAAKMGMDFRIAAPRELFPDDGLVTKAKEYAKDTGATITITDNLKEAVADADIIYTDVWVSMGEEAQFAERIKLLKDYQVTMDVIQATGNANVMFMHCLPAFHDRLTVTGEQVYQQYGLDSMEVTDEVFRSEHSIVFDQAENRLHTIKAVIALTV is encoded by the coding sequence ATGCAAGAAACAAGTTTTAAGGGTCGTTCACTTTTAACACTCGCTGACTATTCGCCAGAGGAGATTCAGTACATGCTCGATATGGCTAAAAAGTATAAAGAGCTTAAAAGAGCAGGTACACTTCACTGGGAACATGAGGGCAAAAGCATCGCACTGTTATTTGAAAAAGCATCTACCAGAACACGTTGTGCGTTCGTAGTTGCGGCGGCTGATCTTGGGATTCATCCCGAATATTTGGGCAAAGATGATATCCAGTTAGGTAAAAAAGAGACCGTTGAAGATACCGCCAAGGTCCTTGGACGAATGTTCGATGGCATTGAATTTCGCGGTTTTGCTCACGAGACGGTTGTAGAATTGGCACGTCATGCAGGCGTTCCGGTGTGGAATGGCCTCACCGACGCCGCTCATCCCACACAAGTTTTAGCTGATTTTCTGACTATTCAAGAGCGCTTACAACGTCTTAAAGGCGTAAAGTTTGTGTTTGTGGGTGATGGCCGTAATAATATGGCGAATAGTCTGATGGAAGGTGCTGCAAAAATGGGTATGGATTTTCGCATTGCTGCTCCTAGAGAACTTTTTCCTGATGATGGGTTAGTAACCAAAGCAAAGGAGTATGCAAAAGATACGGGGGCTACGATTACAATTACCGACAACCTTAAGGAAGCAGTGGCAGACGCGGATATTATTTACACTGATGTATGGGTATCTATGGGTGAAGAGGCTCAATTTGCCGAACGAATTAAGCTTTTGAAGGATTACCAAGTGACGATGGATGTTATTCAAGCGACTGGCAACGCAAACGTGATGTTTATGCACTGTCTACCCGCATTTCATGATCGCCTTACAGTAACGGGTGAGCAAGTTTATCAACAATATGGTCTTGATAGCATGGAAGTAACAGATGAGGTATTTCGTAGTGAACATAGCATCGTATTCGATCAAGCAGAGAACCGTTTGCACACTATCAAGGCGGTCATTGCTTTAACGGTATAA
- the arcA gene encoding arginine deiminase produces the protein MDSPLHVTSEIGRLKTVLVHRPGGELENLTPDYLTELLFDDIPYLKKAQAEHDAFTQVLRDRDVEVLYLDQLAAEALVDQTIKEEFVEVMLHASKQGDTRITDALKKYLLEMNTLDMVRKIMAGVRKNELVVHYTGPKQLHEVLVNRYPFYLDPMPNLYFTRDPSAVIGQGLTINHMHWTARRRESMFMEYIIKHHPRFAGHNIPVWYDRDNRFSMEGGDELILSSEVMAIGISERTTAEAIERMAIKLFAGSTFKKILAIEIPKSHAFMHLDTVFTMIDHDKFTIHPAIQDAGGNLSVFVLEKNENEGEMTIQHVTNITDALQQALHKDHIELIPCGGGDEIAAAREQWNDGSNTLAIAPGVVVTYDRNYASNQALRDHGLEVIEVSGSELGRGRGGPRCMSMPLVREDI, from the coding sequence ATGGATTCACCGCTTCACGTTACTTCTGAGATCGGGCGCTTAAAGACAGTTCTTGTGCATCGACCAGGGGGCGAGCTAGAAAACCTAACACCAGACTATCTGACGGAGCTTTTGTTTGATGACATTCCCTATCTGAAAAAAGCTCAAGCCGAGCATGATGCTTTTACGCAGGTGTTACGTGATAGAGACGTTGAGGTATTATATCTAGATCAACTAGCGGCAGAAGCACTTGTAGATCAGACGATTAAAGAAGAGTTTGTAGAAGTTATGCTCCATGCTTCAAAGCAAGGCGACACGCGCATCACTGATGCGCTTAAAAAATACCTTTTAGAAATGAACACTCTTGATATGGTACGCAAAATTATGGCAGGTGTTCGTAAGAATGAACTCGTCGTACACTATACTGGCCCCAAACAGCTTCACGAGGTGCTAGTTAATAGGTATCCGTTCTACCTAGATCCTATGCCGAATCTCTATTTTACACGCGATCCATCGGCGGTGATTGGGCAAGGTCTAACAATTAACCATATGCATTGGACGGCGCGACGACGTGAATCTATGTTTATGGAATATATTATTAAACATCATCCACGATTTGCGGGTCATAATATTCCTGTATGGTATGACCGAGATAATCGCTTTTCTATGGAAGGTGGCGATGAGCTCATTCTTAGTAGCGAGGTTATGGCAATCGGCATTAGTGAACGTACGACGGCGGAAGCTATTGAACGCATGGCTATTAAGCTATTCGCAGGCTCAACTTTTAAAAAGATTTTGGCAATTGAGATTCCCAAAAGTCATGCATTTATGCATCTCGACACAGTCTTTACGATGATAGACCACGATAAGTTTACTATTCATCCAGCTATACAAGATGCCGGCGGCAATCTGAGTGTCTTCGTTCTAGAGAAGAATGAAAATGAAGGTGAAATGACGATTCAGCACGTGACGAACATTACCGATGCTTTACAACAAGCACTCCATAAGGATCACATCGAGCTTATTCCTTGTGGCGGTGGAGATGAGATCGCTGCTGCCCGTGAGCAATGGAATGATGGCTCAAATACGCTGGCGATTGCGCCAGGTGTGGTTGTTACCTACGATCGCAATTATGCTTCCAATCAAGCATTACGTGACCATGGTCTTGAAGTTATTGAGGTGTCGGGTTCGGAGCTTGGTCGCGGTCGCGGAGGCCCACGTTGTATGAGTATGCCATTAGTAAGAGAGGACATATAA
- the trmD gene encoding tRNA (guanosine(37)-N1)-methyltransferase TrmD, protein MKKIQVITLFPEMFDGVFNTSMMWKAQKENAAEFTCINLRDFGLGPRKQVDDAPYGGGDGMLLKPEPLFAAVEKAKDNDPSAKVVLMTPRGFRWKQAVAQEWADEDRGLIFICGRYEGYDERILALVDEQVSVGDYVLTGGELPAMTIIDSIVRLIPGVLGGETSAAIESFSDGETLEFPQYTRPEEFRGMKVPEVLLSGNHGLIAKWRDDNSFKAE, encoded by the coding sequence ATGAAAAAAATCCAAGTCATAACCCTGTTTCCTGAAATGTTTGACGGTGTTTTTAACACCTCGATGATGTGGAAGGCACAGAAGGAAAATGCCGCAGAGTTTACCTGTATTAATCTGCGTGATTTTGGCTTGGGCCCTCGAAAACAGGTTGATGACGCGCCATATGGTGGTGGAGACGGCATGCTCCTCAAGCCAGAACCCCTCTTTGCAGCCGTCGAAAAGGCTAAAGACAACGATCCGAGTGCCAAAGTGGTTCTTATGACGCCGCGTGGCTTTCGCTGGAAACAGGCAGTTGCTCAAGAGTGGGCGGACGAGGATAGGGGTCTGATTTTTATTTGTGGCCGCTATGAAGGCTATGACGAGCGAATTCTTGCGCTTGTCGATGAGCAAGTGAGCGTCGGCGACTACGTATTGACGGGTGGCGAACTTCCAGCTATGACTATTATTGATAGTATCGTACGGCTCATTCCAGGCGTACTTGGTGGTGAAACGAGCGCAGCGATTGAAAGCTTTTCCGATGGTGAAACACTCGAGTTTCCACAATATACACGACCTGAAGAATTTCGAGGCATGAAAGTACCAGAGGTGTTGCTAAGTGGTAACCACGGCCTGATCGCTAAATGGCGAGATGATAACTCTTTTAAGGCAGAATAA
- a CDS encoding KH domain-containing protein, giving the protein MSTIDQQFVEYIVKSLVSNPDDVVVERLIDEKGVLLTLTVNPDDLGRVIGKRGVTAQSLRTLLRALGTKNDARYNLKIVNNDEDRENYSATSDEEPVKNLTDEGVENESVLAKNTRKELAELDDLDI; this is encoded by the coding sequence ATGTCCACAATAGACCAGCAATTTGTAGAGTATATCGTGAAATCACTCGTCAGCAATCCTGATGATGTCGTTGTCGAACGGCTGATAGACGAGAAGGGCGTCCTTTTAACCCTTACAGTAAATCCAGATGATCTTGGGCGAGTTATTGGCAAACGAGGTGTAACTGCACAGAGTTTACGCACGCTACTACGGGCACTTGGTACTAAAAATGATGCCAGGTACAATCTTAAGATCGTCAACAACGATGAAGACCGTGAAAACTATTCTGCTACATCTGATGAAGAGCCTGTGAAAAACTTAACAGATGAGGGTGTGGAAAACGAGTCGGTCTTAGCAAAAAACACTCGAAAAGAGCTTGCAGAACTCGACGATCTAGATATATAA
- the rpsP gene encoding 30S ribosomal protein S16 has translation MLAIRLQRLGRKGYPVYRLAVQEAQRHPSSGRVVAYVGTYNPHTKEANVQVETAQKYLANGAQPTPRVVKLLDAAGVKLPSWVKKADVTKQKAIRNAEKLRKNQPKEEVAEEPVAESAE, from the coding sequence ATGCTCGCAATTCGTTTGCAACGTCTCGGCCGCAAGGGCTACCCAGTCTATCGCTTGGCCGTACAAGAGGCACAACGTCACCCATCAAGTGGTCGTGTTGTTGCTTATGTCGGTACCTACAACCCACACACCAAAGAAGCCAATGTACAGGTTGAGACTGCTCAAAAGTACCTTGCTAACGGAGCTCAGCCAACGCCCCGTGTCGTAAAGCTTCTTGATGCAGCTGGTGTAAAACTTCCTAGCTGGGTTAAAAAAGCTGATGTTACTAAGCAAAAAGCTATCCGCAACGCTGAAAAGCTTCGCAAAAACCAGCCAAAAGAAGAAGTTGCTGAAGAACCAGTAGCAGAATCTGCAGAATAA
- the rnc gene encoding ribonuclease III, whose protein sequence is MQTVPYQEFAREKIGFEYKNIDYLITALTHRSYVNEHKKSVSEHNERLEFLGDAVLELVVTDYLFRNFSEPEGILTSWRAALVRTESIGEAGDKLGYEPLIRMSRGEKNGSLRARQQILANAFEAVIGSVYMERGYADAEAFISKHILSKLDGIIKSGSWRDPKSHLQEVSQRIDNQTPLYRVLEEVGPDHDKIFTLGVFVGDKLMGEGTGPSKQAAQQEAARAAIKNYEERSKTD, encoded by the coding sequence ATGCAAACAGTCCCCTACCAAGAATTCGCACGCGAAAAGATTGGGTTTGAATATAAAAATATCGACTATCTCATAACTGCCTTAACACATCGCAGCTATGTGAACGAGCACAAGAAAAGTGTTTCCGAGCACAATGAACGTCTAGAATTCCTCGGTGATGCTGTTCTCGAGCTGGTTGTAACCGACTATCTCTTTCGAAACTTCTCGGAGCCAGAAGGTATTTTAACATCATGGCGCGCAGCACTTGTTCGTACCGAAAGTATCGGTGAAGCGGGTGATAAGCTTGGCTACGAACCACTTATTCGCATGAGCCGCGGCGAGAAGAATGGTAGCTTACGTGCTCGCCAGCAAATCCTTGCAAACGCGTTTGAGGCAGTCATCGGCTCTGTTTATATGGAGCGCGGTTACGCAGATGCTGAAGCGTTCATTTCTAAGCACATTCTTTCGAAACTAGACGGCATTATTAAGAGTGGTAGCTGGAGGGACCCTAAATCTCATTTGCAAGAGGTATCCCAGCGGATTGATAATCAGACCCCTCTATATCGCGTCCTAGAAGAGGTTGGCCCCGATCATGATAAGATATTCACGCTTGGTGTCTTTGTCGGTGACAAGCTAATGGGTGAGGGTACAGGTCCAAGTAAGCAAGCCGCTCAGCAGGAAGCAGCACGAGCAGCTATCAAAAACTACGAGGAACGGTCTAAAACAGATTGA
- a CDS encoding NUDIX domain-containing protein, which translates to MQNPQFERFKKYFKRSGGSIQEIVREPTAGGIVFRRNQDKEVEILLIQDTKDRWTIPKGHIEEGETAQQTAKREIGEEAGLHDTEVLGWLGKIHFRYRRVDRLVLMTTQIYLVRAKGDTNAIQKEDWMNGIKWFKFHDALDVIEYEDIGKLMLLAMKKIRQENL; encoded by the coding sequence ATGCAGAATCCACAGTTTGAACGATTCAAAAAATACTTCAAACGATCGGGTGGCTCAATCCAAGAGATTGTCCGTGAACCGACCGCCGGCGGCATAGTCTTCCGTCGTAATCAGGATAAGGAAGTTGAAATACTTCTTATTCAGGATACAAAAGACCGCTGGACGATACCGAAGGGCCATATAGAAGAAGGTGAGACGGCTCAGCAGACAGCAAAACGCGAAATCGGCGAAGAGGCTGGACTGCATGATACGGAAGTACTCGGGTGGCTCGGAAAAATCCATTTTCGCTACCGACGTGTTGATCGCCTTGTTCTGATGACTACCCAGATATATCTCGTACGCGCTAAAGGTGACACAAACGCTATTCAGAAAGAAGATTGGATGAATGGCATCAAGTGGTTTAAGTTTCACGATGCACTTGACGTGATAGAATACGAAGATATAGGCAAGCTCATGCTGCTTGCTATGAAAAAAATCCGACAGGAGAACCTATAA
- the nusB gene encoding transcription antitermination factor NusB, which yields MASNRHLGRIVVLQSLYEYEFRTGSGDSTANIDEILGRNLERYDTAIEDKGFVTDLVKGVIASQPELDEKIQPIAPDWPIEQIARVDRAILRIGLYELLKLSTVVPPKVAINEAVELAKAFGSDNSSKFVNGVLGTAYRTLVEGTSDNAESTV from the coding sequence ATGGCATCAAATCGCCACCTTGGACGCATCGTTGTACTACAGAGCCTTTATGAATATGAATTTCGTACGGGATCGGGCGATAGTACGGCAAATATTGATGAAATCCTCGGGCGTAATTTGGAGCGATACGATACGGCCATTGAGGATAAAGGGTTCGTCACAGACCTCGTAAAAGGCGTTATTGCGAGTCAACCAGAATTGGATGAAAAAATCCAGCCGATTGCTCCTGACTGGCCGATCGAGCAAATTGCTCGAGTTGACCGTGCGATTCTTCGCATAGGTCTTTATGAGCTCTTGAAACTCTCTACAGTTGTGCCACCCAAAGTTGCTATCAATGAGGCGGTAGAGCTTGCCAAAGCGTTTGGTTCTGATAACTCAAGCAAGTTTGTAAACGGCGTGCTCGGAACGGCATACCGTACACTTGTTGAAGGGACGTCAGATAATGCAGAATCCACAGTTTGA